From Selenomonas sp. AB3002, one genomic window encodes:
- the addA gene encoding helicase-exonuclease AddAB subunit AddA: MEYTDDQRKAIEERGRNILVAAAAGSGKTRVLVDRIIGRLLRRECSVDELLVVTFTNAAAAEMRERIGASLEARLLEAETAEEAGWLDRQSVLLTGASISTFHVFCQRIIRQHIEAIDVDPQFRLASEQEMVLMKRDVLEEMLEEHYREPERESFGSEREYLAACTGWQEFLAFADDYGNDHGDEEVYKAVLSLYEFSQSQPLPEAWLKKQAERYQATEGQSIWETSWGRELWARLEEGRRNLEDQAGEFAHWLKEGALREAGTPDRKAVEAALDPYGEVLQTTLSAIENIFQAGQDWQGLSEAFQSFKPGKLSSAKVYKPLKEDYPALRETFDARHKALKEAAKALGTDYFRYTEEETLAMLVECGPTIRRFTALALDFMAALRRAKQERNVLDFNDLEHYALQILCADEEGLLAEVPRYVPSEAALQCREKYVEVMVDEYQDTNSVQEAILSLVARPRCRFTVGDVKQSIYRFRLANPYLFQRQYDSFPLEPGENDENELITMRQNFRSRKEVLAPVNFIFDQVMHREPMEIEYDEQSKLYPGADFPEEGGSMKGGVDIDLILAGSGGESASDEEEEEAEELTGFALEARQIALRIEKLIEKAPKVYEGGKYRPLMYRDIAVLLRAVKGKAEILLETLRKHSIPAYADVSGGYFKAPEVSLMLDLLSIVDNARQDIPLASVLASPLGGFAMEDLAKLRLASDEEDLYGALLTAQAVESGLEPELSARVAAFQEKLASWRSFVVSHSVPELIWKLYRETGYYDYVGGLRGGLLKQANLRMLADRAADYEKTNYRGLFRFLRFIEELKKRETDLSTARTLGDSENVVRIMSIHKSKGLEFPVVFVSDLGKQFNLSDAKGTFLYHQELGIGPQLVERSKAGRQQYQTLPWKLIQQRLTAESKAEELRVLYVALTRAKEKLILTGVLKAGEEDMEKVMCGFCRSVGREEAALPEAALKSAKCAFDWILPAVARHQAGRKLRELAGLAPELLDWELDLEPGAEFKLNLIPGGELQREEQTEELADELMQAVEAGEPLPDTENREAVRERLGWQYDSLGLEHVSAKATVTELKSRSWQEQAREEPYSLLPLGEQSQAAPALEEEWARPRFLQQKQEKKTFTPAERGTLMHTALQHIDFHTPADFTAVRRQLENMELAGIFQPGERQAVDGGKIVNLLSSPLGGMLRKAHSIYREQPFCRLLPASRFYPEAKDPEATIFLQGVIDLLFEDEQGKLVLVDYKTDRGITGEQAVERYKTQISLYRESVEALLGRQVDSCYLYLLQNGIMAECQGNAE, encoded by the coding sequence ATGGAGTACACTGACGACCAAAGGAAAGCCATCGAGGAGCGGGGCCGGAATATCCTGGTGGCCGCTGCTGCAGGCTCCGGCAAGACCCGGGTGCTGGTGGACCGCATCATAGGCCGGCTCTTGCGGCGGGAATGCAGCGTGGATGAGCTGCTAGTGGTGACCTTCACCAATGCGGCTGCGGCAGAAATGCGGGAGCGTATCGGAGCCTCTCTGGAGGCGCGGCTGCTGGAAGCGGAAACGGCAGAGGAAGCCGGCTGGCTGGACAGGCAGAGCGTGCTGCTGACGGGGGCTTCCATCAGCACTTTCCATGTGTTTTGCCAGCGGATAATCCGTCAGCATATTGAAGCCATTGATGTAGACCCCCAGTTCCGTCTGGCCAGCGAGCAGGAAATGGTGCTCATGAAGCGGGATGTGCTGGAGGAGATGCTGGAGGAGCATTACCGGGAACCGGAGAGGGAGAGTTTTGGCTCAGAGAGAGAATATCTGGCAGCTTGCACAGGCTGGCAGGAATTCCTGGCCTTTGCAGACGACTATGGCAACGACCACGGGGATGAGGAAGTCTACAAGGCTGTCCTGAGCCTTTATGAGTTCAGCCAGAGCCAGCCTTTGCCTGAGGCCTGGCTGAAGAAGCAGGCGGAAAGGTATCAGGCCACCGAGGGCCAGAGTATCTGGGAAACTTCCTGGGGGAGAGAGCTTTGGGCAAGGCTTGAGGAAGGGCGGCGGAACCTTGAGGACCAGGCCGGGGAGTTTGCTCACTGGCTGAAAGAGGGAGCCCTGAGGGAAGCCGGCACTCCTGACAGGAAGGCCGTGGAGGCAGCTCTTGACCCCTATGGGGAGGTGCTTCAGACTACCCTCTCTGCCATTGAGAACATTTTCCAGGCAGGTCAGGACTGGCAGGGCCTATCAGAGGCTTTCCAGTCCTTCAAGCCGGGGAAGCTGTCTTCTGCCAAGGTCTATAAGCCTTTGAAAGAGGATTACCCTGCCCTGAGGGAAACTTTTGACGCAAGGCACAAGGCCTTGAAGGAAGCAGCCAAGGCTTTGGGTACGGATTACTTTCGCTATACCGAGGAAGAGACCCTTGCCATGCTGGTAGAGTGCGGGCCCACCATCAGGCGGTTCACAGCCCTGGCCCTGGACTTCATGGCAGCTCTGCGCCGGGCCAAGCAGGAGCGCAATGTGCTGGACTTCAACGACCTGGAGCATTATGCCCTGCAGATTCTCTGCGCTGATGAGGAGGGGCTTTTGGCAGAGGTGCCCCGCTATGTGCCCAGCGAGGCGGCGCTGCAGTGCCGGGAAAAGTACGTGGAAGTCATGGTGGATGAATATCAGGACACCAACAGCGTGCAGGAGGCCATCCTGTCGCTGGTGGCCCGCCCCCGCTGCCGCTTTACCGTGGGGGATGTGAAGCAGAGCATCTACCGCTTCCGCCTGGCCAATCCATATCTGTTCCAGCGGCAGTATGATTCCTTTCCCCTGGAGCCGGGGGAAAATGATGAAAATGAGCTCATAACCATGCGGCAGAATTTCCGCAGCCGCAAGGAAGTCCTGGCACCTGTCAATTTCATCTTTGACCAGGTCATGCACCGGGAGCCTATGGAAATCGAGTATGATGAGCAGTCAAAGCTCTACCCCGGGGCAGATTTCCCGGAAGAAGGGGGGAGCATGAAAGGGGGCGTAGATATAGATCTGATCCTTGCAGGCAGCGGCGGGGAGAGTGCATCAGACGAAGAGGAAGAAGAGGCAGAGGAGCTGACCGGCTTTGCCCTGGAAGCCAGGCAGATTGCCCTTCGCATTGAGAAGCTCATAGAAAAAGCCCCCAAGGTCTACGAGGGGGGCAAATACCGCCCCCTGATGTACAGGGATATTGCGGTGCTGTTGCGAGCGGTGAAGGGGAAAGCTGAGATATTGCTGGAAACCCTGCGCAAGCACAGCATTCCTGCCTATGCCGATGTCAGCGGGGGCTACTTCAAGGCGCCCGAGGTCAGCCTGATGCTGGATCTTTTGAGCATTGTGGACAACGCCCGCCAGGACATTCCCCTGGCTTCAGTGCTGGCCTCTCCCCTGGGGGGCTTTGCCATGGAAGACCTGGCCAAGCTCAGGCTGGCCTCTGATGAGGAAGACCTCTATGGAGCCCTGCTCACAGCCCAGGCAGTGGAAAGCGGCCTGGAGCCTGAACTGTCTGCCAGGGTGGCAGCTTTCCAGGAGAAGCTGGCCTCCTGGCGCAGCTTTGTGGTGAGTCACAGCGTGCCGGAGCTCATCTGGAAGCTCTATCGGGAAACTGGTTACTACGACTATGTGGGTGGCCTCAGGGGAGGACTCCTCAAGCAGGCCAACCTGCGCATGCTGGCAGACAGGGCAGCTGACTATGAAAAAACCAACTATCGGGGATTATTCCGCTTCCTGCGCTTCATCGAGGAGCTGAAAAAACGGGAGACGGACCTTTCCACGGCCCGTACGCTGGGGGACAGCGAGAATGTAGTGCGCATCATGAGCATCCACAAGAGCAAGGGGCTGGAGTTCCCGGTGGTCTTTGTGTCCGACCTGGGCAAGCAGTTCAACCTCAGCGATGCCAAGGGCACCTTCCTCTACCATCAGGAACTGGGCATAGGTCCCCAGCTGGTGGAGCGCAGCAAGGCCGGACGGCAGCAGTATCAGACCTTGCCCTGGAAGCTCATACAGCAGCGCCTGACAGCTGAATCCAAGGCCGAGGAGCTGCGTGTGCTCTATGTGGCCCTGACCCGGGCCAAGGAAAAGCTCATTCTCACAGGTGTACTGAAAGCCGGGGAAGAGGACATGGAAAAGGTCATGTGCGGCTTCTGCCGGAGCGTAGGCCGGGAGGAGGCTGCACTGCCGGAAGCTGCCTTGAAGTCCGCTAAATGCGCCTTTGACTGGATTCTCCCTGCCGTAGCCCGCCATCAGGCAGGCAGGAAATTGCGGGAACTGGCTGGCCTTGCCCCGGAACTCCTTGACTGGGAGCTGGACCTGGAGCCGGGGGCGGAATTCAAATTGAACCTCATCCCGGGCGGTGAGCTGCAGAGGGAGGAGCAAACTGAAGAGCTGGCAGATGAGCTTATGCAGGCCGTGGAGGCAGGGGAGCCCCTGCCGGATACAGAAAACAGGGAGGCTGTGCGGGAGCGTCTAGGCTGGCAGTACGACAGCCTGGGACTGGAACATGTTTCTGCCAAGGCCACTGTCACGGAGCTGAAATCCCGCAGCTGGCAGGAACAGGCCAGGGAAGAGCCGTACTCCCTGCTGCCGCTGGGAGAGCAGAGCCAGGCTGCGCCTGCTTTGGAAGAAGAATGGGCCCGTCCCCGCTTCCTCCAGCAGAAGCAGGAGAAAAAGACCTTCACCCCCGCCGAGCGTGGCACCCTCATGCACACTGCCTTGCAGCATATAGACTTCCACACTCCCGCCGATTTTACAGCCGTGCGCCGGCAGCTGGAGAATATGGAATTGGCAGGTATTTTCCAGCCCGGGGAAAGGCAGGCTGTGGACGGAGGAAAGATTGTCAATCTCCTGTCTTCCCCGCTGGGGGGAATGTTGCGCAAGGCCCACAGCATCTACCGGGAGCAGCCCTTCTGCCGCCTGCTGCCCGCCAGCCGCTTCTATCCAGAGGCAAAAGACCCTGAAGCAACTATTTTCCTGCAAGGCGTCATAGACCTGCTCTTTGAAGATGAGCAGGGGAAACTGGTGCTGGTGGATTACAAGACGGACAGGGGGATCACAGGAGAGCAGGCTGTAGAGCGCTACAAGACCCAGATAAGTCTCTATCGGGAATCTGTTGAAGCATTGCTGGGGCGCCAGGTGGACAGCTGCTATCTTTATCTGCTGCAGAATGGCATTATGGCCGAATGTCAAGGAAACGCTGAATAG
- the addB gene encoding helicase-exonuclease AddAB subunit AddB, whose product MTAKLDFIVGRSGTGKTRYCLDSICAAIKEVPLGDPLVLLVPEHMTYKMERLLAEALPKNGSGFMRAVVFGFRRFARQVLLETGGAGLPRISDVGRQLLLRKLLLKHQQAGDLTVFARAARQRGFTDSLSGMIKELKSYRLPTELLRETAAGLGKGRLSGKLTEIARLVDDFQEEMQDRANDSEDLMALLAAKIPRSTTLKGAEIWVDGFTFFNPQEMEVMGALMSAAAAVHVTLPLGGQKLPGGAVNLKLPENELETGLFHRSYQTLAALEEVWHGLGGGSFGMTLLEGSQRAKVPALSFLEKHLFATGEVVCEDSRGLRLVEAANRRLEVEALASDILRLARSGWRYRDIGVLVRDGEVYDSLLQLVFQEYGIPYFYDGKRPSIHHPLAELLRSAVETLRQGWRYESVFRCLRTGFFPCVRDDVDRLENYVLEFGIRGKGRWTQEAPWNWHRRRSIEGEEELEEKETERLLYLDGLRRLAARPLMHLGEALHEAKSVREMTAALYEFLVELQVPQRLAEWEELAEAEGRLADAAEHRQIWEDCMELFDQLVEISGGEAMGLLDYEAVLSAGLDALKISLIPPGLDYVTLASFDQNSLDNTPALYILGANVGIMPRRSKEQGLLTDAERVHIADVFAARAKEGRGKYAISQGSQERSFGERFQLYRGFSEAREYLWVSYALADSEGSGLQPASLVQRLRKLFPEAEFLSIPLETVEREDELLLSAPGPALSGLASALRGQKELGNMQPFWQDVYNWAREQPEMKDALGLALAGLFARGRAEFLPPELARQLFLSGGRLRGSVTQFELFSKCPFAHFASYGLKLRERREYKFRSLDLGQLLHAVLSSYGRLVGEKYHNEWGAVPEEQRGEICYQLIEELAPRLQSEVLLSRDNYRHLKRRLQATAERAVGQLTAWAVLSKFRPAFFEEHFGGAGDKVRMKPLPLEGGYSLSFKGQIDRLDVRTDAPYYLVIDYKTGQAAINVFEVYYGLRLQLLAYLLVAKELLAQQGEQRLPAGMLYAFLQNPLIKGREKGKLSGEELQKQVKMKLRMPGWVVADREIIEALEAGAQGEYIFAKVKEGKGEEEISFVPPDSVKKPQEFELLLAYVEHILKETGNRILAGEIAVSPYRLRHGKQEENACTYCQFKDVCGFDTNLPGCSYRDIRPEEAAVLEDKMAELMGREDWKTNGVH is encoded by the coding sequence ATGACAGCCAAATTAGATTTTATCGTAGGCCGTTCAGGTACGGGCAAGACCAGATACTGCCTTGATTCCATCTGCGCCGCCATCAAAGAGGTGCCCCTGGGTGACCCCCTGGTGCTTTTGGTGCCGGAGCACATGACTTACAAGATGGAGCGTCTGCTGGCTGAAGCTCTGCCGAAAAATGGCAGTGGCTTCATGCGGGCAGTGGTGTTCGGCTTCCGCCGCTTTGCCCGTCAGGTATTATTGGAGACAGGTGGGGCGGGGCTGCCCCGCATCAGCGATGTGGGACGTCAGCTGTTGCTGCGCAAGCTCCTGCTGAAACACCAGCAGGCAGGTGACCTGACGGTTTTTGCCCGGGCTGCCAGGCAGAGGGGCTTTACGGACAGCCTTTCCGGCATGATCAAGGAATTGAAGAGCTACCGCCTGCCCACAGAGCTCCTGCGGGAAACGGCAGCTGGCCTGGGGAAGGGGCGCCTTTCAGGCAAGCTCACGGAAATTGCCCGGCTGGTGGATGATTTTCAGGAGGAGATGCAGGACCGCGCCAATGACAGCGAGGATTTGATGGCCCTGCTGGCGGCCAAGATTCCCAGGTCCACCACCCTGAAAGGTGCGGAAATCTGGGTGGACGGCTTTACTTTCTTCAATCCCCAGGAAATGGAAGTGATGGGAGCCCTGATGTCCGCGGCGGCTGCCGTCCATGTGACCCTGCCCCTGGGAGGACAAAAACTGCCCGGAGGTGCTGTGAATCTGAAGCTGCCGGAAAATGAACTGGAAACGGGACTTTTCCATCGCTCTTATCAGACTTTGGCGGCATTGGAGGAGGTCTGGCACGGTCTGGGAGGCGGCAGCTTTGGCATGACCCTGCTGGAGGGTAGCCAGAGGGCCAAAGTTCCTGCCCTGTCCTTCCTGGAAAAGCATCTTTTTGCCACTGGGGAAGTTGTGTGCGAGGATAGCAGGGGCTTGCGGCTGGTGGAAGCAGCCAATCGCCGCCTGGAGGTGGAGGCCCTGGCCTCGGATATCCTGCGGCTGGCACGCTCCGGCTGGCGTTATCGTGACATAGGCGTGCTGGTGCGGGATGGCGAAGTCTATGACAGCCTTCTGCAGCTGGTATTCCAGGAGTATGGCATCCCCTATTTTTATGATGGCAAGCGCCCCAGTATACATCACCCGCTGGCAGAGCTCCTGCGCTCGGCGGTGGAGACTTTGCGCCAGGGCTGGCGCTATGAGTCTGTGTTCCGCTGCCTGCGCACGGGCTTCTTCCCCTGTGTCAGAGACGATGTGGACAGGCTGGAAAATTACGTGCTGGAGTTCGGCATAAGGGGCAAGGGACGCTGGACCCAGGAAGCCCCCTGGAACTGGCATCGCCGCAGGAGCATTGAAGGGGAGGAGGAACTGGAGGAAAAAGAGACTGAAAGGCTGCTCTATCTGGACGGCCTGCGCCGGCTGGCAGCCCGTCCCCTGATGCATTTGGGCGAGGCGCTGCATGAGGCTAAGAGTGTGCGGGAGATGACAGCCGCCCTCTATGAGTTCCTGGTAGAGCTGCAGGTACCCCAGCGGCTGGCTGAGTGGGAGGAGCTGGCAGAGGCCGAAGGCCGTCTGGCGGATGCGGCGGAGCACCGGCAGATTTGGGAGGACTGCATGGAGCTCTTCGACCAGCTGGTGGAAATCAGCGGCGGGGAGGCCATGGGGCTCCTGGACTACGAGGCAGTGCTTAGCGCTGGCCTTGATGCCCTGAAGATATCCCTGATACCTCCGGGGCTCGACTATGTGACCCTTGCCTCCTTTGACCAGAACAGCCTGGATAATACCCCGGCTCTCTATATCCTGGGGGCAAATGTAGGCATCATGCCCCGGCGCAGCAAGGAACAGGGGCTCCTGACGGATGCGGAGAGAGTGCATATTGCCGATGTCTTTGCGGCCAGAGCCAAGGAGGGTAGGGGCAAATATGCGATTTCCCAGGGCAGTCAGGAGAGAAGCTTTGGGGAGAGGTTCCAGCTTTACCGTGGCTTTTCGGAAGCCAGGGAATATCTCTGGGTGTCCTATGCTCTGGCGGACAGCGAAGGCTCCGGCCTTCAGCCGGCCTCCCTTGTGCAAAGGCTCAGGAAACTCTTCCCGGAGGCAGAGTTCCTTTCCATTCCTCTGGAGACGGTGGAGCGGGAGGATGAGCTGCTGCTCTCTGCCCCGGGACCTGCCCTTTCCGGACTTGCTTCTGCTCTCAGAGGCCAGAAGGAACTGGGCAATATGCAGCCCTTCTGGCAGGATGTATACAACTGGGCCAGGGAACAGCCTGAGATGAAGGACGCCCTGGGGCTGGCTCTCGCCGGACTTTTTGCCAGAGGGCGGGCAGAGTTCCTGCCACCGGAACTGGCCCGGCAGCTCTTCCTCAGCGGCGGGAGGCTCAGGGGCAGTGTCACCCAGTTTGAGCTTTTCAGCAAATGCCCCTTTGCCCATTTTGCCAGCTATGGCCTGAAATTGCGGGAACGGAGGGAGTACAAGTTCCGCTCTTTGGATCTGGGGCAGCTTCTGCACGCAGTTCTCAGCAGCTATGGCAGGCTGGTGGGGGAAAAGTACCATAATGAGTGGGGTGCAGTGCCGGAGGAGCAGCGCGGAGAAATCTGCTATCAGCTCATTGAAGAACTGGCTCCCAGGCTTCAGAGCGAGGTGCTGCTGAGCCGTGACAACTACCGCCACCTCAAGCGCCGGCTTCAGGCCACGGCAGAGCGGGCAGTGGGGCAGCTCACGGCCTGGGCGGTGCTCTCCAAATTCCGTCCTGCCTTTTTCGAGGAACACTTTGGCGGAGCCGGGGACAAGGTGCGGATGAAGCCTCTGCCCTTGGAGGGGGGATACTCCCTGTCCTTCAAGGGGCAGATAGACCGTCTGGATGTGCGGACGGATGCTCCCTATTATCTGGTGATAGACTACAAGACAGGCCAGGCGGCCATCAATGTCTTTGAGGTGTATTATGGCCTGCGGCTGCAGCTTCTGGCTTACCTGCTGGTGGCAAAGGAACTTCTTGCCCAACAGGGGGAGCAGCGACTGCCAGCAGGCATGCTGTATGCTTTTCTCCAGAATCCTCTGATCAAGGGCAGGGAGAAGGGCAAGCTCTCCGGGGAGGAACTGCAGAAGCAGGTGAAGATGAAGCTGCGCATGCCAGGCTGGGTGGTGGCTGACCGGGAAATCATCGAGGCACTGGAGGCAGGAGCCCAGGGGGAATATATCTTTGCCAAGGTCAAGGAGGGCAAGGGGGAGGAGGAGATATCCTTTGTGCCCCCGGACAGCGTGAAGAAGCCTCAGGAGTTCGAACTCCTGCTGGCCTACGTGGAGCATATCCTAAAGGAAACGGGCAACAGGATCCTTGCCGGAGAAATAGCTGTCAGCCCCTACAGGCTGCGCCATGGCAAGCAGGAAGAAAACGCCTGCACCTATTGCCAGTTCAAGGATGTGTGCGGTTTTGATACCAATCTGCCCGGGTGCAGTTACAGGGACATCAGGCCGGAGGAAGCAGCTGTTCTGGAAGATAAGATGGCAGAGCTGATGGGAAGAGAGGATTGGAAGACAAATGGAGTACACTGA
- a CDS encoding phenylacetate--CoA ligase family protein, which translates to MYANQHIEQMDRESMQGMQLGLLQKQLRWAEEKSFFYQHSFAKAGVKAAEVKSLEDLRRFPFLHSNELHQIDSLDILTLPISSILRFTHMQQMAGELLRLYTNGDIAHNVEMMTRCLVGAGITNTSVVALQGDLSDSRLLDVQYALEMIGATVVPMGVDYRQWLRLMELVSMDTIVTTPQLIMQLVIQLQAQGKNIIDFPLTQIICMTPTGIQNPMQRHIQDRTRARVFNLYSSAELGTAGMLFQCEARSGQHIQEDYFYPEIIAFNSDMPVTDPHQMGELVVTSLQAEAMPLIRYRTGQAVSMIEETCSCGRTLRRVTTPFSFG; encoded by the coding sequence ATGTATGCTAATCAACATATAGAACAAATGGATAGGGAGTCCATGCAGGGAATGCAGCTGGGGCTTTTGCAGAAGCAGTTGCGCTGGGCAGAGGAAAAGAGCTTTTTTTACCAGCATTCCTTTGCCAAGGCCGGCGTGAAAGCAGCGGAGGTAAAGTCCCTGGAGGATTTGCGCCGCTTTCCCTTCCTGCACAGCAATGAGCTGCACCAGATTGACTCCCTGGATATCCTAACGTTGCCTATATCAAGTATCCTGCGTTTCACCCACATGCAGCAGATGGCAGGAGAGCTGCTGAGGCTCTATACCAATGGTGATATTGCCCACAATGTGGAGATGATGACCCGCTGTCTGGTGGGGGCGGGCATTACCAATACTTCAGTGGTGGCTCTGCAGGGAGACCTCTCTGACAGCCGCCTGCTGGATGTGCAGTATGCTTTGGAGATGATTGGTGCCACGGTGGTGCCAATGGGGGTTGACTATCGTCAGTGGCTCAGGCTCATGGAACTGGTGAGCATGGATACCATTGTCACTACGCCCCAGCTGATTATGCAGCTGGTGATACAGCTGCAGGCTCAGGGCAAGAATATCATTGATTTCCCCCTGACCCAGATTATCTGCATGACCCCCACGGGCATACAGAACCCCATGCAGCGCCATATCCAGGACCGCACCCGGGCCAGGGTTTTCAATCTGTACTCCTCGGCGGAGCTGGGCACGGCAGGCATGCTCTTCCAGTGTGAGGCCCGCAGCGGGCAGCATATTCAGGAAGATTACTTCTATCCGGAAATCATCGCCTTCAACAGCGATATGCCGGTGACAGACCCTCACCAGATGGGGGAACTGGTGGTGACTTCCCTGCAGGCTGAGGCCATGCCCCTCATACGCTACCGTACAGGCCAGGCCGTCAGCATGATTGAGGAGACCTGTTCCTGCGGGCGCACCCTCAGAAGGGTGACCACGCCTTTCAGCTTCGGCTGA
- a CDS encoding protein-glutamate O-methyltransferase CheR: MMDDKDWAGFKQKLKAKTEIDLDLYKEPQMKRRIGNLVTRAGMDSFCEYFDNAAKNKDDFAAFIEYLTINVSEFFRTPEKFGKLETDVIPDLLKRSPKLNIWSAGCSIGAEPYSLAIIMKEMTPNVRHRILASDLDIEILAKAKRGVYNEGEIKSMSKDRLNKYFTKVDGDKFAVNSDIKSCIEFKRHNLLKDKFENGFDLILCRNVVIYFTEEAKDQLYANFFQALKPGGILFVGATEAILNFRKLGYTSFQPFFYQRPL; encoded by the coding sequence ATGATGGATGATAAGGACTGGGCTGGCTTTAAGCAAAAGCTCAAGGCGAAAACGGAAATTGACCTCGATCTCTATAAAGAGCCTCAGATGAAGAGGCGCATCGGCAATCTGGTTACGAGAGCCGGTATGGACTCTTTCTGCGAGTACTTCGACAATGCAGCCAAGAACAAAGATGATTTTGCGGCTTTCATAGAATACCTGACCATCAACGTGTCAGAGTTCTTCCGCACGCCGGAGAAGTTCGGCAAGCTGGAAACGGACGTCATTCCCGACCTCTTGAAGCGCTCCCCGAAGCTCAATATCTGGAGCGCAGGCTGCTCAATTGGGGCGGAGCCTTATTCCCTGGCTATCATCATGAAGGAAATGACCCCGAATGTGCGCCACAGGATACTGGCCAGCGACCTGGATATTGAAATCCTGGCCAAGGCCAAGCGCGGTGTCTACAATGAGGGCGAAATCAAGAGCATGTCCAAGGATCGCCTGAACAAGTATTTCACCAAGGTAGATGGTGACAAGTTCGCCGTCAACAGCGACATCAAGTCATGTATCGAGTTCAAGCGCCATAACCTGCTGAAAGACAAGTTCGAGAATGGGTTTGACCTGATTCTCTGCCGCAATGTGGTCATTTATTTCACAGAGGAAGCCAAGGATCAGCTTTATGCGAACTTCTTCCAAGCCCTGAAGCCTGGAGGCATCCTCTTTGTGGGAGCTACGGAAGCCATCCTGAACTTCCGCAAGCTTGGCTACACCAGCTTCCAGCCTTTCTTCTATCAGAGACCTCTGTGA
- a CDS encoding Hsp20 family protein, producing the protein MFRTVPFNLKENVGKGQEAVERLLEFMADQPGNPMGRVSGAFASFRVDVIDTEAAYELFGELPGFRKEQITVSYDEEGYLRIKAERSELEPEDVKYLCRERRTGEFERVFKIDGIDKDSVSVAFDNGILHIVLPKVSKDANRTIFDIE; encoded by the coding sequence ATGTTCCGTACAGTACCTTTCAATCTCAAAGAGAATGTGGGAAAAGGCCAGGAGGCAGTAGAGCGCTTGTTGGAGTTTATGGCTGACCAGCCGGGCAACCCCATGGGCAGGGTCAGCGGTGCCTTCGCTTCTTTCCGGGTGGATGTCATTGATACAGAGGCTGCCTATGAGCTCTTTGGTGAGTTGCCGGGCTTCCGCAAGGAGCAGATCACTGTTTCCTATGATGAGGAAGGCTATCTGCGCATCAAGGCAGAGCGTTCGGAGCTGGAACCCGAGGATGTGAAGTATCTCTGCCGCGAGCGCCGCACAGGGGAGTTTGAGCGCGTCTTCAAGATTGACGGCATTGACAAGGACTCTGTCAGCGTGGCTTTTGACAACGGCATCCTGCATATCGTGCTGCCCAAGGTTTCCAAAGACGCCAACCGGACAATCTTTGATATTGAGTAA